AAAGAGATAGAATATAAGCTTAAAAAAAGAGAAAATGAAGATAATGATTTAATCACCTACTTAGCACATGACTTAAGAACTCCTTTGACATCTATCATTGGATATTTATCAATGCTCGATGAAATGAAAGACTTGCCTAATAAGCAAAGAGAGAAATATATTAGACAATTATTAGAAACAGCATTAGGATTAGAAGATCTTATAAACCAATTTTTTGAAATTGCTAGATTAAATAATGGTGAATTTAGTATTCATAAAGAAAAAATTGATTTAGAATATTTTTTAATACAATTAAAAGATGAGCTTTATCCTATGATGGAAGAGAATAATCATAAGATAAATATCTCAAGTGAAGGCTCAATAGTTGTAAATGTCGATCCAAATAAAATGAAAAGAGCCTTAGAGAATATTTTAAAAAATGCAATCTTATATTCTTATGCAAATACAGAGATAAAAGTTAAAATATATCAAACGTATAAGTGTGTAATATTAAAAATTATTAACAAGGCCGATACACTAGAAGAAGCGCAGATAAGAAATATGTTTAACAAATTTACTAGATTAAATCTAGCAAGAAATTCAAAAAAAGTGGGATCTGGCTTAGGTTTACCTATAGCAAAAGAAATTATTGAATTACATGAGGGTAAGATAGAGGTAGAAAGTTCTAATAATGAAGTTATTGTCATTGTAAGATTAAAAAATAAATGAGGATTACACCTTAATTATGTATAAAACTACATAATTAAGGTGTTTTTTTATTTTTTAAAAATTAATGAAATCTTAAGAATTAATCAATAGAATATTAAAACACTTTTTTATTGTATCAATTAAAATAAAATCATAGAGGAGTAAAATTTTTATCACTAACATGAAGATGTATT
This sequence is a window from Anaerococcus prevotii DSM 20548. Protein-coding genes within it:
- a CDS encoding sensor histidine kinase, yielding MDKDKYFESILKKLIKEIAIFLLIVLSCMLAIDSNIFRFNNEIHEFFVNRLDLIFFVILLLGILIIIIKEFSKLEKDYIDLCKKIDDLDENIVSFPTHYKTLEDSINRLKFKQKEIEYKLKKRENEDNDLITYLAHDLRTPLTSIIGYLSMLDEMKDLPNKQREKYIRQLLETALGLEDLINQFFEIARLNNGEFSIHKEKIDLEYFLIQLKDELYPMMEENNHKINISSEGSIVVNVDPNKMKRALENILKNAILYSYANTEIKVKIYQTYKCVILKIINKADTLEEAQIRNMFNKFTRLNLARNSKKVGSGLGLPIAKEIIELHEGKIEVESSNNEVIVIVRLKNK